DNA sequence from the Streptomyces cinnabarinus genome:
GAGGCGTCGATCCGGCTGGACTTCCCCCGCCTGGGCACGGTCGTGCGGGCGGCGGAGGTGAGGTTCACCGGCTGACGCCGGCGGTCCACGTACCAGCGGGACCCTGCGGCGCAGGGGGCGCTCCCCGCCGGCAGGGTCCCGCTGCCGTGTCGCGGGGGACCGTTCAGCCCTGGGTGGCCGCGGCCCGCAGGGCGATCCGGTCCTCGCCCGCGTACACGTTCATGGAGTTGCCCCGCAGGAAGCCCACCAGGGTCAGCCCCGTCTCCGCGGCCAGGTCCACCGCGAGGGACGACGGCGCCGAGACCGCCGCCAGGACCGGGATCCCGGCCATGACCGCCTTCTGCGCCAGCTCGAAGGAGGCCCGCCCCGACACCAGCAGGAGGGTGCGGGACAGCGGCAGGTCGCCGTTCTGGAGGGCGCGGCCGACCAGCTTGTCGACCGCGTTGTGCCGGCCGACGTCCTCCCGTATGTCGAGCAGCTCGCCGTCCTCGGTGAACAGGGCCGCCGCGTGCAGCCCCCCGGTCCGGTCGAAGACCCGCTGAGAGGCGCGCAGCCGGTCGGGGAGGCTCGCCAGCAGCTCGGGTTCGACGCGGACCGGGGGAGTGTCGGCGATGGGCCAGCGGGCG
Encoded proteins:
- the fdhD gene encoding formate dehydrogenase accessory sulfurtransferase FdhD is translated as MGRVTERRKVLRIRDGAVSTRPDTLVAEEPLEIRLNGKPLAITMRTPGDDFALAAGFLVSEGVLGSAAELQNIVYCAGATADGSNTYNVVDVKTSQGVLIPEITLERNVYTTSSCGLCGKASLDAVRTTARWPIADTPPVRVEPELLASLPDRLRASQRVFDRTGGLHAAALFTEDGELLDIREDVGRHNAVDKLVGRALQNGDLPLSRTLLLVSGRASFELAQKAVMAGIPVLAAVSAPSSLAVDLAAETGLTLVGFLRGNSMNVYAGEDRIALRAAATQG